The Cohnella abietis genome has a segment encoding these proteins:
- a CDS encoding serine hydrolase domain-containing protein, whose protein sequence is MRRDYWPATEWRTQDPAALGMDTEKLSELESILKAQYSNLTGIVVVHKGYIAYEKYDSSCDPNDTYHVASVTKSIISALIGIAIDTGYIKSVDEKVMDFFPEYDSGAIDIQKRAITLRHLLTMTAPFPFTWKPGGGVQEPLDRLRRQKDWIKYTLDLLGQKGRPGTFQYCTAGTHLLSAIITRTTGKSAREFANERLFGPVGMKVIPDFIMKSFGLEDVFGKNLKGWIQDPNGNSTGGWGLTLTPRDMARFGFLYLNGGIWDDKQIISKAWIDESTAMNANKYGYLWWLDEEDGIFAYFAMGDGGNAICWIPDKDLVVAIASKIVSKPRDIWPLIKKIIIPSVIN, encoded by the coding sequence ATGCGAAGAGATTACTGGCCAGCAACAGAGTGGCGGACGCAGGACCCAGCAGCTTTAGGAATGGACACGGAAAAGCTTTCAGAGCTTGAATCTATACTAAAAGCCCAATATAGCAATCTAACTGGTATTGTTGTCGTGCATAAGGGGTATATTGCCTATGAAAAATACGATAGCAGCTGCGACCCGAATGACACTTACCATGTCGCTTCAGTGACGAAAAGTATCATATCTGCCCTTATTGGCATTGCTATAGATACAGGATATATCAAAAGTGTTGACGAAAAAGTCATGGATTTCTTCCCCGAATATGATTCCGGAGCTATCGATATACAGAAGCGGGCGATAACCCTACGACATCTTCTCACTATGACGGCGCCGTTTCCCTTTACATGGAAACCAGGGGGTGGAGTACAGGAGCCGCTGGACAGACTGCGGAGGCAGAAGGATTGGATTAAGTATACCCTTGACCTGTTGGGCCAGAAAGGGAGACCCGGCACATTCCAATATTGCACTGCGGGGACGCACCTGCTTTCGGCTATTATTACACGTACCACTGGTAAAAGTGCCCGAGAGTTTGCGAATGAGCGTTTATTTGGACCTGTTGGCATGAAAGTGATTCCTGATTTCATTATGAAATCGTTCGGTCTCGAGGATGTGTTTGGGAAAAATCTAAAGGGATGGATACAGGACCCAAACGGCAATTCCACAGGAGGATGGGGGCTTACGCTAACTCCCAGAGATATGGCACGTTTTGGATTTCTTTATTTGAATGGCGGTATTTGGGACGATAAACAAATTATTTCTAAAGCGTGGATTGATGAGTCGACAGCGATGAACGCCAACAAATACGGTTATTTGTGGTGGTTAGATGAAGAGGACGGGATTTTTGCATACTTTGCCATGGGTGATGGCGGCAACGCTATTTGTTGGATTCCGGATAAAGACCTGGTGGTAGCAATCGCGTCCAAAATCGTGAGCAAGCCTCGTGATATTTGGCCACTAATCAAAAAGATAATAATCCCCTCTGTAATAAATTGA
- a CDS encoding RNA polymerase sigma factor gives MNGQFMTMYEEYFDDVYRFVLYKTGNRWDTDDLVSEIFRKAFQHFNQNRVELERMKPWLFTIARNTVIDHYRKRKEWAYGHDPEVFGYTHTTELLETIDLQNDCLKQSLLSLTTEEREMINLKYIAEMKYSEISGIVGKAEMWMKTKVHRIKQKMALLINKCMEAQK, from the coding sequence GTGAATGGGCAGTTTATGACAATGTATGAGGAGTATTTTGACGATGTATACCGATTTGTACTGTATAAAACGGGGAATAGGTGGGATACGGACGACCTCGTCAGTGAAATTTTTCGTAAAGCATTTCAGCATTTTAATCAAAACCGAGTCGAGCTGGAACGTATGAAGCCATGGCTTTTTACTATAGCCCGCAATACAGTTATTGATCATTATCGCAAAAGAAAAGAATGGGCATATGGACACGATCCAGAGGTGTTCGGTTATACGCATACCACTGAGCTTCTGGAAACGATAGATCTACAAAATGATTGTTTGAAGCAATCCTTGCTATCGCTTACTACGGAAGAAAGAGAAATGATTAACCTCAAGTATATCGCTGAAATGAAATATTCGGAAATCAGCGGCATAGTTGGCAAAGCGGAAATGTGGATGAAAACGAAAGTTCATCGTATTAAGCAAAAGATGGCATTGTTAATAAACAAATGTATGGAGGCGCAGAAATGA
- a CDS encoding TolB family protein translates to MNDIQWESLMKDLKTKLPVNEELKDNLRQSFVNKRSKQQHHYRKSLISIAALILCLVLLSTLWPNDKAVPKAQAASLHFFNSFSLMEQLGKENSSGMAEYKGTIYLPMKNRGLYAYDKKGLYKLEAGNINFVRVSPSGDELVYVKDGSLYIYEISSKTSRTLLKSAASQEMLETPSWSEDGSRILYVIKKTSDGVSSKTEDGSDNSTGQISEINVKKGTIKEMTTGSYPSYISGHNAIIFENNNKIIRRSLVDGKESVLDSGQYPSVSNDGAYIAYIKMQGEPALQDIWVADSDFKTSKQVSHNMLVDAWDSDTGEPIEGKQQPRYTFEEPVWSSDSRQLFVYKVFHTNVVWKKLMQFEVSETIAPPEAIVAGSIQALIYRDEDYAHSFFSYDPGYLKGTSPRQVGYKIIKSGQQNGKEFVDADTYLSYANPFYQIVTTRYWVSKGESGYLIDGMEELNNQVVSASSESVNMSTNDEAPQPIFALKDIPQETNWVNDKIFNIVYQESKGTVFFTLNRQKGNQMRLVLLKYEVGSKQFSEIATLGEVEDSGLMIMDSEQKYVAVEVQIKGKEDTIVYDLDRHKMSMLSEEILGEKAMAVHTRFWNDGKLTFYAEMEGRDGFFQFNPESKK, encoded by the coding sequence ATGAACGACATACAATGGGAAAGTCTCATGAAGGACCTAAAAACAAAGCTTCCTGTCAATGAGGAATTAAAGGATAATCTGCGTCAATCTTTTGTGAACAAGCGCTCTAAACAACAACACCATTACCGTAAGAGCTTAATAAGCATTGCAGCGCTTATACTCTGTCTTGTTCTATTGAGTACATTATGGCCAAACGATAAAGCTGTTCCTAAGGCTCAAGCAGCATCACTGCACTTTTTTAATTCATTTTCGCTGATGGAGCAGCTAGGGAAAGAGAATAGCTCAGGTATGGCGGAGTATAAAGGGACCATCTATCTTCCAATGAAGAACAGAGGACTATATGCCTACGACAAGAAAGGTTTATACAAATTAGAAGCAGGTAATATCAATTTTGTTCGTGTATCTCCAAGTGGTGACGAGCTGGTTTATGTTAAGGATGGAAGCCTGTATATATATGAAATTAGCAGCAAGACAAGTCGGACTCTTCTCAAGTCGGCAGCTTCTCAGGAAATGCTCGAGACTCCTTCATGGTCAGAAGACGGCTCCCGGATTCTCTATGTAATTAAGAAGACTTCTGATGGTGTTAGCAGTAAAACAGAGGACGGCAGTGATAACAGCACTGGACAAATTTCAGAGATTAATGTTAAGAAGGGCACCATTAAGGAAATGACAACGGGTTCTTACCCTTCCTATATAAGTGGTCACAATGCGATAATTTTTGAAAATAATAATAAAATTATAAGAAGAAGTTTAGTGGATGGGAAAGAAAGTGTACTCGATTCAGGCCAATATCCTTCGGTCTCCAATGACGGTGCATATATTGCCTATATCAAAATGCAGGGCGAACCGGCGCTTCAAGATATTTGGGTTGCAGATTCAGACTTCAAGACGAGTAAACAAGTCAGTCATAACATGCTAGTCGATGCTTGGGATTCCGATACAGGTGAGCCTATTGAAGGTAAACAGCAGCCTCGATATACCTTTGAAGAGCCAGTGTGGAGCAGCGATAGTCGTCAGCTATTTGTCTATAAAGTGTTTCACACGAATGTAGTGTGGAAAAAACTTATGCAATTCGAGGTTTCAGAAACGATTGCACCTCCCGAAGCGATTGTAGCTGGCTCGATTCAAGCGCTTATTTATAGGGATGAAGATTATGCTCACAGCTTCTTCAGCTATGATCCGGGATATCTTAAAGGTACGAGTCCTCGTCAGGTTGGATACAAGATTATAAAGAGTGGACAGCAGAATGGAAAAGAGTTTGTTGATGCTGATACTTACTTATCCTACGCCAATCCTTTTTATCAAATCGTTACTACCCGTTACTGGGTTTCAAAAGGTGAATCAGGATATCTTATTGACGGGATGGAGGAACTAAACAATCAGGTCGTATCAGCTTCAAGTGAAAGTGTGAATATGAGTACTAATGATGAAGCTCCTCAGCCGATTTTTGCGCTCAAAGATATCCCACAGGAAACAAATTGGGTTAACGATAAAATTTTCAACATTGTATATCAAGAGTCAAAAGGAACCGTGTTTTTCACATTAAATCGGCAAAAGGGTAATCAGATGCGATTGGTGCTGTTGAAATATGAGGTTGGCAGCAAGCAGTTTTCAGAAATAGCTACGCTCGGCGAAGTTGAAGATTCAGGCTTAATGATAATGGATTCGGAACAAAAATACGTTGCTGTTGAAGTGCAGATTAAGGGAAAAGAAGATACCATTGTGTATGATCTTGATCGCCATAAGATGAGCATGCTTTCCGAAGAAATATTAGGTGAAAAGGCTATGGCCGTTCACACTCGATTCTGGAATGATGGAAAATTAACATTTTATGCGGAAATGGAAGGCAGGGATGGCTTCTTTCAATTTAATCCAGAATCTAAGAAATAA
- a CDS encoding VOC family protein, with product MKASAIQGSGVRSVSGTMLHVQDLSAMAAWYGEILGVTVKEIASEKPYYEFDMNNGVNLMLDDHRFMQDELQHPQFMLKTLDIDKTYAWVKQNDIPIVLDIQKVHEGLTYFNIFDPEGNVLMIIESDWVNPSPIVPNAANHPITNRIQCIVVPVIDLKRATEWYARLLGHSIKPERQDGGPIYWFDMDNGTGVLLDDNRNHRDWGKFPSFMLNASNINEAYRFMQDKKARILMDIQHEHHFFAADPEGNAIIICL from the coding sequence ATGAAAGCATCGGCAATTCAAGGATCGGGAGTTCGGTCGGTAAGCGGCACCATGCTACACGTACAAGACTTGTCCGCAATGGCCGCTTGGTATGGGGAGATTCTAGGGGTTACAGTTAAAGAGATCGCTTCGGAAAAGCCTTATTACGAGTTTGATATGAATAATGGTGTCAACTTGATGCTGGATGATCATCGATTTATGCAGGACGAGCTACAACACCCGCAATTTATGTTAAAGACGCTCGACATCGATAAAACCTACGCCTGGGTCAAGCAGAACGACATCCCGATCGTACTAGATATACAAAAGGTTCATGAGGGATTAACCTACTTCAACATATTTGACCCGGAAGGAAATGTACTCATGATCATTGAATCGGATTGGGTAAATCCGAGCCCTATCGTACCCAACGCTGCGAATCACCCTATTACAAACCGCATTCAATGTATTGTAGTACCTGTAATCGACTTAAAAAGAGCAACGGAATGGTACGCCCGCCTGCTTGGACACTCCATAAAGCCCGAGCGCCAAGATGGAGGACCGATTTATTGGTTTGATATGGACAATGGGACTGGCGTTTTGCTTGACGATAATAGAAATCATCGCGATTGGGGTAAGTTTCCTTCTTTTATGTTGAATGCCTCCAATATTAATGAAGCTTATCGTTTCATGCAGGACAAGAAGGCACGGATCCTAATGGATATTCAACATGAGCATCATTTCTTTGCTGCTGATCCGGAAGGTAATGCCATTATCATTTGTTTGTAA
- a CDS encoding RNA polymerase sigma factor yields the protein MDFQTDDLELVERSKSGDRDAFNELVIKHRAKAVNWAYSIIHDAYWAEDIVQDALINSYLQLESLAQPERFIPWLRQIVRNKAVDTLRKNKRNSLFAQHTEEVSTVITNTPEIISLTNEWMESISAMIESLSERNRSIVEAYFFHQHSPEELADAFSITTGNVYNIISRSKMKLQEERFKRETIKNIEQYKAMGLASFHLLPIPQYQSAYTSLGHILHEVLNYTNNNNHTLSDIMGFTGQAFRIQMTTDCGLSSSLIYDWGSVMERIAITYGHRAKWIGRPERVLTPDTLIQALDMIRESINKGMPAIVWNLIKAEFGIIYGYNDASGHFTYRNAVQHSLEVPYDKLGRTLDNPELFVGVIEAVGMSTQPSIAHALNTIIRHARGKEATVPGYVTGIAAYAAWIKAFEENRVLPVGHAYNVALLTEARQHAIFFLNKWKEHPTIRSDPGTAILWQDAINDYNETYQAFTRLYPSFPYGMPGLQIDIHEQSILQLRQAKDAEEKGIERLEQIFSKISIYS from the coding sequence TTGGATTTTCAGACGGATGACCTGGAGCTTGTAGAACGCTCTAAAAGTGGGGATCGGGATGCATTCAACGAGCTCGTCATCAAGCATCGGGCTAAAGCCGTAAATTGGGCATACTCCATCATTCATGATGCATACTGGGCAGAGGATATCGTGCAAGATGCTTTAATAAATTCGTATTTGCAGCTGGAATCTCTCGCACAGCCTGAGCGATTTATCCCTTGGCTGCGACAAATCGTACGTAATAAAGCTGTTGACACTCTGCGTAAAAACAAGAGAAATTCCTTATTCGCACAGCATACTGAAGAGGTTTCCACCGTAATAACGAACACTCCGGAAATCATATCGCTAACAAACGAATGGATGGAATCCATTTCTGCAATGATAGAATCGTTGTCTGAAAGAAACCGTAGTATTGTCGAGGCCTACTTCTTTCATCAGCATTCTCCCGAGGAACTTGCAGACGCCTTTTCTATCACAACAGGCAACGTATATAACATCATTTCAAGATCCAAAATGAAGCTGCAAGAGGAACGTTTTAAACGGGAAACGATAAAAAATATTGAGCAGTACAAGGCTATGGGTCTTGCTTCCTTTCATCTGTTACCTATCCCCCAATATCAATCCGCGTACACTTCTCTAGGTCATATCCTTCATGAGGTGCTTAATTACACGAACAATAACAACCATACCTTAAGCGACATAATGGGATTCACTGGACAAGCTTTTCGTATCCAAATGACAACCGATTGTGGCTTGAGCAGCAGCTTAATCTACGACTGGGGTTCGGTCATGGAAAGAATTGCGATAACGTACGGACACCGTGCGAAATGGATCGGTCGTCCTGAACGAGTGTTAACCCCTGACACTTTAATACAAGCTCTGGACATGATACGTGAATCTATCAATAAAGGGATGCCAGCTATCGTATGGAATTTAATCAAAGCTGAGTTTGGGATCATCTATGGCTATAACGATGCATCGGGACATTTTACTTATCGAAACGCTGTGCAGCATTCATTAGAGGTGCCTTATGACAAGCTGGGACGTACGTTGGATAATCCGGAGTTATTCGTCGGAGTAATTGAAGCAGTGGGAATGTCTACACAACCTTCAATCGCTCATGCACTCAATACGATCATCCGTCACGCTCGAGGCAAGGAAGCTACGGTTCCAGGCTATGTTACAGGGATTGCCGCTTATGCAGCTTGGATCAAAGCCTTCGAAGAGAACCGGGTGCTGCCAGTAGGACATGCTTATAATGTTGCTCTATTGACTGAAGCCCGACAGCATGCCATATTCTTTCTGAACAAATGGAAAGAGCATCCGACTATTCGTAGCGATCCGGGCACCGCTATCTTATGGCAGGATGCGATCAATGACTATAATGAGACTTATCAAGCTTTCACGCGACTGTACCCATCATTTCCATACGGAATGCCCGGCTTGCAAATCGATATCCATGAACAATCCATTCTTCAATTAAGACAAGCAAAAGATGCAGAGGAAAAAGGAATTGAACGGTTAGAACAAATTTTTTCAAAAATATCTATATACTCTTGA
- a CDS encoding helix-turn-helix transcriptional regulator: MSKAKRLMDLMMTVNRKRKFTVKELAREFSVSSRTILRDLQELSELGVPLYSEVGPHGGYRVLKERILPPIAFSEEEAIAIFFAVHALRHYSSLPFETESSSALSKFYYYMPQDIQDRIDQMKNRVDFVTPIRQINSPYLSILLDAAIQQKVLLIEYESREKRSNREIQPIGIYTRNGLWYCPAYCFQSDEVRVFRCDRIHSVVHSALKPMDLRHIHLENRGSDSPTGQEDVTLYAELTKEGVQLCEAEPWPVPKLHIRQDGTGWLEGSISKRDILFFAKFFIGLGNEATVTHPPELLECIKINLTELMAKYDC; the protein is encoded by the coding sequence ATGTCCAAAGCAAAAAGACTTATGGATTTAATGATGACAGTGAACCGAAAACGTAAGTTTACGGTAAAAGAGCTTGCCCGTGAGTTTAGCGTATCGTCGAGGACGATTTTAAGGGATTTACAGGAATTGAGTGAATTAGGTGTGCCCCTATACTCTGAAGTGGGACCTCATGGTGGTTACCGGGTATTAAAGGAAAGGATTCTGCCTCCTATAGCCTTCTCCGAGGAAGAAGCCATCGCTATCTTTTTTGCGGTTCATGCCCTTCGTCACTATTCTTCCCTTCCTTTTGAAACGGAATCTTCTTCGGCATTGAGCAAATTTTATTATTATATGCCACAGGACATCCAGGATCGGATTGACCAAATGAAAAACCGTGTCGATTTTGTAACTCCTATTAGGCAAATCAATTCTCCGTATTTATCTATCCTGCTAGATGCAGCCATTCAGCAAAAAGTGTTACTCATAGAGTATGAATCTCGAGAAAAGCGATCAAATCGGGAAATACAACCCATTGGAATATATACAAGGAACGGTTTATGGTACTGTCCCGCCTATTGCTTCCAGAGCGATGAGGTTCGTGTGTTCCGATGTGACAGAATCCATTCTGTCGTTCATTCAGCCTTAAAACCAATGGATCTTCGACATATTCACCTTGAAAATAGAGGATCGGATAGCCCCACGGGGCAAGAGGATGTCACACTTTATGCGGAACTAACGAAAGAGGGTGTCCAATTGTGTGAGGCTGAGCCTTGGCCAGTACCCAAGCTTCATATTCGTCAGGATGGAACCGGTTGGCTTGAAGGGAGCATTTCGAAGCGTGACATTCTGTTCTTCGCTAAGTTTTTCATTGGCTTAGGTAATGAAGCGACAGTCACACATCCACCAGAACTACTGGAATGTATTAAAATAAACCTTACCGAGCTCATGGCTAAATATGACTGCTGA
- a CDS encoding alpha/beta fold hydrolase — protein MLHSQDNQFVTRKYFRSGNMKLSYLDFGGESSQVLLLLHGHMNDARTFSQLALKWKEDWRVIGLDQRGHGWSEHSSEADYSRESYLEDILNLIRTELGGQAVTILGHSLGGINAYQFASRHPEFVKAVIVEDIGVEIHSDLSFAEKLPNRSDSLEELRASLERIGIKAIDYFAESVFEDEKGWGFRSDLKGMKISAQNISGIWWEDWLTSSCPILLIQGKKSFVLDSSQAELMASRRPNTKLVAFEQCGHGVHSDDPSGYYQVVTNFLDELQLR, from the coding sequence ATGCTTCATTCACAAGATAATCAATTTGTGACAAGAAAATACTTCAGGTCCGGCAATATGAAACTCTCTTACCTTGACTTTGGTGGGGAGAGCTCACAAGTGTTACTCCTATTACACGGACATATGAATGATGCACGAACCTTTTCACAATTAGCGTTAAAATGGAAAGAAGATTGGCGAGTGATTGGTCTAGATCAGCGTGGTCATGGTTGGAGTGAACACTCTTCTGAAGCAGATTACTCAAGAGAAAGCTACTTGGAAGATATCCTTAACCTTATTCGCACTGAGCTGGGCGGACAAGCTGTAACGATACTGGGTCATTCTTTAGGCGGAATAAACGCATATCAGTTTGCTTCCCGTCACCCTGAATTTGTAAAGGCAGTTATTGTGGAAGACATCGGCGTAGAAATTCATTCTGACCTCTCTTTTGCGGAGAAGCTTCCCAACCGTTCTGATTCATTAGAAGAGCTGAGAGCATCACTTGAACGTATAGGAATTAAAGCCATCGATTATTTTGCGGAAAGTGTGTTTGAGGATGAAAAGGGCTGGGGGTTTCGTTCTGATCTCAAAGGGATGAAAATTTCTGCACAAAACATAAGTGGGATTTGGTGGGAAGATTGGCTAACCTCGTCATGTCCTATTCTTCTTATTCAGGGTAAAAAAAGCTTCGTATTAGACTCAAGCCAAGCTGAGCTCATGGCATCACGAAGACCAAATACAAAGCTTGTAGCTTTTGAACAATGTGGTCATGGTGTCCATTCCGATGACCCGAGTGGCTATTATCAGGTTGTAACGAATTTTCTTGATGAGCTGCAATTGAGATGA
- a CDS encoding ABC-2 transporter permease, with product MLNLLRKDFIALKSSLGVVFLYLAVFSIAFMKIDSSIQLVGIYTAFATLSLGTMIDIKKNNHNFLVTLPISRKNIVQAKYVTAIIYTLFGVLASYGIHSLVKLAVPQLNKPDYSVMDILVPVGILLILTSIYMPLFYTLSKKGTGIINVIFLIILIALAQPTAIFMNMMNDQGFSSDQTLFLIPIGILLFFIASYYLTVNLFTRKDL from the coding sequence ATGCTTAACTTGCTTCGTAAAGACTTCATCGCTCTAAAAAGCTCACTAGGAGTGGTTTTCCTTTATCTTGCTGTATTCAGCATCGCTTTTATGAAAATAGATTCGTCTATTCAACTTGTGGGTATCTATACAGCCTTTGCTACACTAAGTCTCGGTACAATGATAGATATCAAAAAAAATAATCATAATTTTCTGGTTACGCTGCCGATTAGCCGCAAGAATATTGTTCAAGCCAAATACGTAACAGCCATCATTTATACACTTTTTGGAGTTCTTGCTTCTTATGGGATTCACTCGCTCGTTAAATTAGCAGTCCCACAGCTAAACAAGCCAGACTATTCGGTCATGGACATACTAGTTCCAGTAGGAATATTGCTTATTCTAACTTCCATCTATATGCCGCTTTTTTACACACTTAGTAAAAAAGGAACCGGCATTATAAATGTCATATTTTTAATAATCCTAATTGCTCTGGCGCAACCTACAGCTATTTTTATGAATATGATGAACGACCAAGGCTTTAGTAGTGACCAAACGCTATTTCTTATCCCGATCGGTATCTTACTGTTTTTCATTGCTTCCTATTACTTAACTGTAAATCTGTTTACTAGAAAGGACCTATAG
- a CDS encoding ABC transporter ATP-binding protein, giving the protein MNVIELRNLTKTYSQFTVDNISLDVKQGYITGLIGPNGVGKSTLIKMMLGMVRPDSGSVKILGCDMPKQEVDIKQRIGIVSDECYYYEHLKIRDTEKMIAPFYKKWNEKKFNRYLEQFELSPKKKIEELSKGMKIKFSLAIALSHEAEILIMDEPTSGLDPVFRRELLDLLADMMQDERNSIIFSTHITTDLDRIADYITFINRGKLVFNESKDEVLERYAIVKGDLQLLDSDIRSKFIGIRETAVGFEGLVDNRQDALQLFGNYAVFDKPSLEDIIYFTAKGGRIHA; this is encoded by the coding sequence ATGAATGTAATCGAATTACGTAATCTAACGAAAACATACTCCCAATTTACAGTCGATAATATATCTTTGGATGTAAAACAAGGCTACATTACCGGACTCATTGGTCCGAACGGTGTTGGTAAAAGTACCTTGATCAAGATGATGCTCGGCATGGTCCGTCCAGACTCAGGGAGCGTGAAAATACTAGGCTGCGATATGCCTAAACAAGAAGTTGACATTAAACAACGCATCGGAATTGTGTCGGATGAATGCTACTATTATGAACATCTTAAGATTCGTGACACGGAGAAGATGATCGCACCGTTCTATAAGAAGTGGAACGAAAAGAAGTTTAACCGCTATCTTGAACAATTCGAGTTGTCCCCTAAGAAGAAGATCGAAGAATTATCCAAGGGGATGAAAATCAAGTTTTCTCTTGCAATTGCCTTATCGCATGAGGCAGAAATCTTAATCATGGATGAGCCTACCTCTGGACTTGATCCTGTATTTCGAAGGGAATTGCTCGATCTACTTGCGGATATGATGCAGGACGAGAGAAATTCCATTATTTTCTCGACCCATATTACAACAGATTTGGATCGTATTGCCGACTACATTACTTTCATCAATCGTGGAAAACTCGTATTTAATGAATCAAAAGATGAAGTATTGGAGAGATACGCAATCGTCAAAGGTGACTTACAACTGCTTGATTCGGATATTCGAAGTAAATTTATCGGGATTCGTGAGACTGCTGTCGGTTTTGAGGGCTTAGTAGATAATAGGCAGGATGCCTTACAGTTGTTTGGAAATTATGCTGTTTTCGACAAACCATCCTTAGAAGACATTATATATTTCACCGCCAAGGGAGGACGAATTCATGCTTAA
- a CDS encoding GntR family transcriptional regulator: MKIIISNASSDPIYMQIINQIRQCILSGELKAGEILPSIRQLAKDLQVSVITTKRVYEELEKEKLIDSVVGKGCFVSGANKDFIREQRMKLLEEKMIEIIRESKELSMNQQDLIDHITLFFEEEQNT; this comes from the coding sequence ATGAAAATTATTATATCCAACGCATCGAGCGATCCGATATACATGCAGATTATAAACCAGATTAGACAGTGCATCTTGAGCGGTGAATTGAAAGCAGGTGAAATCCTTCCTTCCATCAGGCAGCTTGCCAAGGATTTACAAGTTAGTGTAATTACAACTAAGCGTGTATATGAAGAATTGGAGAAAGAGAAACTAATCGACTCTGTTGTAGGTAAGGGTTGTTTCGTATCTGGAGCAAATAAAGACTTTATACGGGAGCAGCGCATGAAACTATTAGAAGAGAAAATGATAGAAATCATTCGAGAAAGCAAGGAATTAAGCATGAATCAACAAGATCTAATTGATCATATAACACTATTTTTCGAGGAGGAACAGAACACATGA
- a CDS encoding NAD(P)/FAD-dependent oxidoreductase produces the protein MKELICIIVGGGYAGINTVNAIRKTFKGDASQRPLRLILIDKNPYHFRKVLLFKPAAGNEDIIVPLTRLFPEGVEIVQATVTKIESEKRRLLYQDAEGNENSMKYDILVLTVGSVVRQPDLDQGGVALASLDAAWKIREAWRTNMQKAVKETNAKERQRLMTIAVAGAGISGIETSAELAHFVREDAQQLGLDPSAVRIKLFNANNRLFPDGPAKVGLKLERSLEACGVTVLQGSRVLQEKEGTLTLSSGETMSVGLCVWTLGLLPNPMLRNIGLPVTPEGYVIVDASYRVQGAQGVYSIGDCARIVDPASGRADGKTCKEATAQAARLGKILSADIEGRSAPSHKGFIDFFCFGLGPGHGMAWTRIWGVDIIFTGKLGWRLRKFTWDSASLLK, from the coding sequence ATGAAAGAATTGATATGTATCATCGTTGGCGGAGGATATGCGGGCATTAATACGGTTAATGCGATTCGAAAAACGTTTAAGGGTGATGCAAGCCAGCGTCCGCTTCGACTTATTCTAATCGACAAGAATCCCTATCACTTTCGCAAAGTTTTGCTTTTTAAGCCTGCGGCTGGAAACGAAGATATAATTGTCCCACTGACAAGGTTGTTTCCCGAGGGGGTTGAAATCGTTCAGGCTACCGTAACCAAAATCGAATCAGAGAAGAGAAGGCTGCTTTATCAGGATGCCGAAGGAAATGAGAATTCGATGAAATATGACATTCTCGTTTTGACGGTAGGCAGCGTCGTACGGCAACCCGACCTTGATCAGGGGGGAGTGGCATTGGCGAGCTTGGATGCCGCGTGGAAGATCAGAGAGGCGTGGCGCACGAATATGCAAAAAGCCGTTAAGGAAACAAACGCGAAAGAGCGTCAGAGATTAATGACCATTGCCGTTGCGGGAGCAGGCATAAGCGGCATCGAGACATCTGCCGAACTGGCTCATTTCGTTCGAGAAGATGCACAGCAATTGGGACTTGACCCGAGTGCTGTAAGGATAAAATTATTTAACGCGAATAATAGGCTGTTCCCGGATGGCCCGGCCAAGGTAGGGCTTAAACTGGAACGTTCACTTGAAGCTTGCGGAGTAACCGTCTTACAAGGGAGCAGAGTATTACAGGAGAAAGAGGGAACGCTTACCTTATCTAGCGGAGAAACGATGTCCGTCGGTCTATGTGTTTGGACGCTGGGGCTGTTACCCAATCCAATGCTGAGAAACATCGGGTTACCGGTCACTCCGGAAGGATACGTGATCGTAGATGCAAGTTATCGTGTTCAGGGTGCTCAGGGTGTATACAGTATCGGCGACTGCGCCCGAATCGTAGACCCTGCTAGCGGACGGGCGGACGGGAAGACGTGTAAGGAAGCGACTGCTCAAGCGGCAAGGCTTGGAAAGATTTTGTCGGCGGATATTGAAGGGCGCTCTGCCCCTTCGCATAAGGGGTTTATAGACTTTTTCTGCTTTGGCTTAGGTCCGGGGCATGGAATGGCATGGACACGTATATGGGGGGTAGATATTATTTTTACGGGAAAGCTGGGTTGGCGACTGAGAAAATTCACATGGGATTCGGCAAGCCTGTTAAAATAA